One window of the Granulicella arctica genome contains the following:
- a CDS encoding Y-family DNA polymerase — protein MDEVFGLIDCNNFYVSCERVFRPDLEGNPVIVLSNNDGNASRRSNEIKPWIAMGDPAFKIRDIIKRENVTVFSSNYALYGSLSAKVSSVLLSMVPTIENYSIDESFLNLGEFREREVEPLARELRERVQRWVGIPTCVGIAPTKTLAKVANFLAKKRPQYRGVCDLRSSQVRADLLSTVPVAEVWGIGAASAAKLAKIGVQTAADLAALDPDNARALMTVTGGRTVYELRGISCLPLELMEPTRKGIAVTRSFGAPVTSWPQMREAIASYATRAAEKMRRYKVAAENIFVFMHTNTFNNDPFYSNGASARLTETTNDTGEVVALAVRLGERLWRDGFRYSKCGVMITELMPETIRQPALWCELDREKRERAWRAMDKLNATLGRDTVRILGAGPKNAAWRLRAEHRSPRWTTRWDELPRVRAN, from the coding sequence ATGGACGAAGTCTTCGGCCTCATTGACTGCAACAACTTCTATGTCTCCTGCGAGCGCGTTTTCCGGCCCGATCTCGAAGGCAACCCGGTCATTGTGCTCTCGAATAATGATGGAAATGCGAGCAGGCGCAGTAATGAAATAAAGCCGTGGATTGCGATGGGAGACCCGGCTTTCAAGATTCGGGACATCATCAAGCGCGAGAATGTTACCGTGTTTAGCTCAAATTATGCGCTTTACGGCAGTTTGTCGGCCAAAGTCTCGTCCGTTTTGCTCTCCATGGTGCCGACGATTGAGAACTATTCGATTGATGAAAGCTTCCTGAACCTGGGCGAGTTCCGCGAAAGGGAAGTGGAGCCTCTTGCGCGGGAGCTGCGCGAGCGCGTCCAACGCTGGGTTGGTATTCCAACCTGTGTCGGCATCGCTCCGACGAAGACGCTGGCGAAGGTGGCCAATTTCCTTGCGAAGAAACGTCCGCAGTATCGCGGCGTCTGCGATCTGCGTTCCAGTCAGGTGCGGGCTGATCTGCTTTCAACCGTGCCGGTCGCTGAGGTCTGGGGGATCGGCGCGGCGTCGGCGGCGAAGCTCGCCAAGATCGGAGTCCAGACGGCCGCCGATCTCGCCGCACTCGACCCGGACAATGCGCGGGCTTTGATGACGGTGACCGGGGGCCGCACGGTCTATGAGTTGCGCGGGATCTCCTGCCTGCCGCTGGAGCTGATGGAGCCGACCAGGAAGGGAATTGCCGTTACGCGCAGCTTCGGAGCTCCGGTCACGTCCTGGCCGCAGATGCGCGAGGCCATCGCAAGCTACGCGACACGGGCGGCGGAGAAGATGCGCCGGTACAAGGTCGCCGCTGAAAACATCTTCGTCTTCATGCACACCAACACCTTCAACAATGATCCGTTTTACTCGAATGGAGCTTCGGCACGATTGACCGAGACGACCAACGACACCGGGGAAGTGGTCGCCCTGGCCGTGCGCCTGGGTGAACGGCTCTGGCGCGACGGCTTCCGCTATTCGAAATGCGGCGTGATGATTACGGAACTGATGCCTGAAACCATCCGGCAACCGGCCCTCTGGTGCGAACTGGACCGCGAGAAGAGAGAGCGGGCCTGGAGAGCCATGGACAAGCTCAACGCGACCCTCGGGCGCGATACCGTCCGCATCCTCGGTGCCGGTCCCAAGAATGCGGCCTGGAGGCTCAGGGCGGAGCATCGCTCGCCTCGGTGGACGACCCGATGGGATGAACTGCCGAGAGTTCGGGCAAATTAA
- a CDS encoding Crp/Fnr family transcriptional regulator codes for MPAFFDHRGACMKPSATVAFDPAVFLATAGLGRRIVEIPTAGVFFSQGDSANHVFYIQTGRAKLTVVSGAGKEATITLLSAGDFVGEESVAAIIGRHMATASAVTMCSVLKISRDEMLRVMHDENAFSDMFLSFLVSRSMRIQADLVDQLFNSSERRLARILLLMAEFGQPGEPEKLIPRISQETLADMIGTTRSRVSFFMNRFRSLGFIEYNGRIHVHKSLLNVVLHDQKFEHNAALLSNDNEKRIKGRKAPRKSTASEA; via the coding sequence TTGCCCGCTTTCTTCGACCATCGAGGTGCCTGCATGAAACCTTCAGCAACGGTCGCCTTCGATCCGGCAGTCTTTTTAGCCACAGCAGGTCTTGGTCGGCGAATCGTAGAAATACCAACAGCAGGGGTCTTCTTCTCTCAGGGAGATTCTGCGAACCACGTTTTCTACATACAGACAGGCCGCGCGAAATTGACGGTGGTCTCTGGAGCTGGCAAAGAGGCCACCATCACGCTTCTATCTGCTGGCGACTTCGTTGGCGAAGAGTCTGTGGCCGCCATCATCGGGCGTCACATGGCAACCGCTAGCGCCGTGACCATGTGCAGCGTTCTCAAAATTAGCAGAGATGAGATGCTGCGCGTCATGCATGACGAGAATGCTTTTTCAGATATGTTCCTCTCCTTTCTGGTCTCCCGCAGTATGCGGATTCAAGCCGATTTAGTGGATCAGCTCTTCAATTCGAGCGAGAGGCGTTTAGCCCGGATCTTGCTGCTGATGGCGGAATTCGGACAACCTGGCGAACCCGAGAAGTTGATTCCGAGGATTTCGCAGGAGACGCTAGCCGACATGATCGGAACCACTCGATCACGCGTCAGTTTCTTCATGAACCGTTTTCGGAGCCTAGGCTTCATCGAGTACAACGGCAGAATCCACGTACACAAGTCTTTGCTGAACGTGGTTCTTCATGACCAGAAGTTCGAGCACAATGCAGCCCTCCTTAGCAATGACAACGAGAAGAGAATCAAGGGCAGGAAAGCGCCTAGAAAATCGACGGCGTCTGAAGCCTAG
- a CDS encoding response regulator — MTGKAKTRLLLVDDDPMLRQTVSLILEHGNFEVRCAENVNEAIKLIGSETFDVLVSDLHMPNNGDGLTVVSAMRHANPKAVTIIFSAHPEMKAAAAAILAQTDDILVKPAAVGNLVALIREKLKSGPGSTRVMTSIATILEEETPSTIEDWLTRVDADRHVLSIDLDRATRTAHLPQLFADLVFRLRNPLALGSRAQVSPAAAEHGLLRREQGYTAAMMVEESRMLQVSIFQTLQNNLHRVNFSLVLVAVMAIADEVDSQLAQAMTGYVAESKIDAEPVLA; from the coding sequence ATGACCGGGAAGGCTAAAACACGATTGCTCCTTGTCGACGACGATCCCATGTTGCGTCAGACAGTCAGCCTGATTCTTGAGCACGGCAACTTCGAAGTGCGATGCGCCGAGAATGTCAACGAGGCGATCAAGCTCATCGGCTCTGAAACATTTGATGTTCTGGTCAGTGATCTGCACATGCCTAACAATGGTGATGGTCTGACGGTGGTCAGTGCGATGCGCCACGCAAATCCCAAGGCCGTGACCATCATTTTCAGCGCTCATCCCGAAATGAAGGCGGCCGCAGCGGCAATTTTGGCGCAAACCGACGACATCCTTGTAAAACCTGCTGCGGTAGGTAACCTCGTGGCATTGATTCGGGAGAAATTGAAGAGTGGGCCAGGTTCCACCCGCGTCATGACGAGCATCGCGACGATTCTGGAAGAAGAGACACCATCAACAATTGAGGACTGGCTGACCCGCGTTGACGCTGATCGGCACGTTCTTTCAATCGACCTGGATAGAGCCACACGGACAGCTCATTTGCCGCAACTCTTCGCCGATTTGGTCTTCCGACTGCGAAACCCCCTTGCTTTGGGCAGCCGCGCGCAGGTCTCCCCTGCCGCTGCGGAGCATGGATTATTGCGGAGGGAACAGGGCTATACCGCCGCAATGATGGTTGAAGAATCGCGCATGTTGCAGGTCAGCATCTTCCAAACGTTGCAGAATAATCTCCATCGCGTGAATTTCAGCTTGGTTCTGGTGGCAGTGATGGCTATCGCGGATGAAGTCGACTCCCAGCTCGCCCAGGCCATGACAGGCTACGTTGCGGAATCAAAGATCGACGCTGAGCCAGTTCTAGCGTGA
- a CDS encoding Crp/Fnr family transcriptional regulator — protein MTTCFHDGGGVEIALAGIESVLGTSALLGFKKSPNRVFMRVAGYGYATQTPMAQEEFKRCGVFQDLILHCNQALFVQAAQTAGCNSRHSTQQRLSRWLLLCADRNVDRILPFSHDDLAEMIGARRSTVTVIAGKLKRLGVIEYARSKITILDRSGLERISCECYATVRDHLQ, from the coding sequence ATGACGACGTGCTTCCATGATGGTGGGGGAGTAGAAATCGCTTTAGCTGGAATCGAGTCGGTGTTGGGAACGTCGGCTCTCCTGGGATTCAAGAAGAGTCCCAACCGCGTCTTTATGCGCGTTGCAGGTTACGGCTACGCCACTCAAACACCTATGGCTCAAGAGGAATTCAAGCGCTGCGGTGTTTTTCAGGACCTCATACTGCATTGCAACCAAGCGCTGTTTGTTCAGGCAGCCCAAACCGCAGGCTGCAATTCGCGTCATTCAACCCAGCAGCGCCTCTCCCGGTGGCTTTTGCTTTGTGCGGATCGAAACGTCGACCGGATCCTGCCCTTCTCTCACGATGATTTAGCCGAGATGATCGGAGCCCGGCGCTCGACCGTTACCGTTATTGCTGGCAAATTGAAGCGTCTGGGAGTGATTGAATACGCCCGCAGCAAAATCACGATTCTCGATCGCTCAGGATTGGAGCGTATCTCCTGTGAATGCTATGCAACAGTGCGCGATCATCTCCAATAG
- a CDS encoding YciE/YciF ferroxidase family protein yields the protein MALKTVLIDELRDMYSAENQLVKALPKLAKGSKNPKLKSIFTAHLAETKGQVERLKKVFAELGEKPTGQHCNGMEGVIEEGKDALEKDEEGSSFEAGLIGAALRTEHYEIAGYEACISMATALAMPKIVKLLNSNLKEELAAAKKITAAGAPIMKLSAKEPETPKEPKSGKEKYSAKKSKEDEAKAAPDLAGEPEPAAV from the coding sequence ATGGCATTGAAGACAGTTTTGATCGACGAATTGCGCGATATGTACAGCGCTGAAAACCAACTGGTGAAGGCTCTCCCTAAGCTCGCGAAGGGCTCGAAGAACCCGAAGCTTAAGTCCATCTTCACCGCCCACCTCGCCGAGACCAAGGGCCAGGTCGAGCGTTTGAAAAAGGTGTTTGCCGAACTGGGCGAAAAGCCGACCGGCCAACACTGCAACGGGATGGAAGGAGTGATCGAAGAGGGCAAGGACGCCCTGGAGAAGGACGAAGAGGGCTCCTCTTTCGAAGCTGGGCTCATCGGAGCCGCGCTCCGCACCGAGCACTACGAGATCGCGGGTTATGAGGCCTGCATCTCGATGGCGACCGCCCTTGCAATGCCGAAGATCGTCAAACTCTTGAACTCCAACCTCAAAGAAGAGCTGGCCGCAGCCAAGAAGATCACCGCTGCTGGCGCTCCGATCATGAAGCTGAGCGCGAAAGAGCCTGAAACTCCGAAGGAACCGAAGTCAGGCAAAGAGAAGTATTCGGCCAAGAAGAGCAAGGAAGACGAGGCGAAAGCGGCACCCGATCTCGCCGGTGAACCTGAACCTGCGGCGGTGTAA
- a CDS encoding BON domain-containing protein yields MLTKTTGWKVSLAAIALAISAAQITPRAWAEGTQSDSRIQAELTKSLSNAKFKGVQASVQNGVVSLAGTVDVYGAKEDALKRVHKIKAVTAVKDDLQVGGPVIPDEVLQRKLQSDRIGYGTTAFNAISLNVDHGVVTLGGTAYGPMDKDYALADASYTAGVKGVVDNIQVDPVSMFDDKIRLATARSIYGYPTLNKYAIDPAKPIRIVVQNGNVTLVGVVIDKADKEVAGLRANSVPGVFKVTNDLQVANERIQQD; encoded by the coding sequence ATGCTGACGAAGACAACGGGTTGGAAGGTATCACTAGCAGCCATCGCTTTAGCAATATCTGCTGCACAGATTACGCCGCGCGCGTGGGCCGAAGGCACGCAGAGCGACAGCCGCATACAAGCTGAACTGACGAAATCTCTGAGCAACGCCAAGTTCAAAGGCGTTCAAGCGAGCGTTCAAAACGGCGTCGTGTCCTTGGCTGGAACTGTGGATGTCTACGGCGCCAAAGAAGACGCCCTAAAGCGGGTTCATAAAATCAAAGCGGTCACCGCAGTGAAGGATGACTTACAGGTCGGCGGACCCGTGATTCCTGATGAGGTTCTGCAGCGGAAGCTTCAATCGGACAGAATTGGCTACGGGACAACTGCCTTCAATGCCATTTCGCTCAATGTGGATCATGGAGTCGTGACGCTGGGCGGAACTGCCTATGGTCCTATGGACAAGGATTACGCGCTTGCAGATGCCAGCTACACGGCGGGAGTGAAGGGTGTCGTTGACAACATCCAGGTTGATCCGGTTTCCATGTTTGATGACAAGATCCGCCTGGCGACGGCGCGCTCAATCTACGGTTATCCCACGCTCAACAAGTACGCGATCGATCCCGCAAAGCCGATTCGCATCGTCGTTCAAAATGGGAACGTGACCCTCGTCGGCGTTGTCATCGACAAGGCTGACAAGGAGGTTGCTGGTCTTCGCGCGAACAGCGTGCCCGGCGTGTTCAAGGTCACCAACGACCTCCAGGTCGCTAACGAACGAATCCAGCAGGACTGA
- a CDS encoding YciE/YciF ferroxidase family protein: MGLITPNDFQSLRELYTAQLRYLLSTEKQIVKGLPDMIEHADDLQLKQAFQSHLQESEVHVSRLEDLIGDVNEGDVDDKKDPILTAIVGSGENITKETDPGAVRDAGLIATAQKIEHYEIASYGSARDWAIQLGLSSHAATLEKTLAEEKHADHLLSEISQRANAVAATV, translated from the coding sequence ATGGGACTCATTACACCGAACGATTTTCAAAGCCTTCGCGAGCTTTATACGGCCCAACTCCGTTACCTTCTATCAACCGAAAAGCAGATCGTCAAAGGTCTGCCTGACATGATCGAACACGCTGATGATCTCCAGCTCAAGCAAGCATTTCAATCTCATCTTCAGGAATCAGAGGTTCACGTTTCGCGGCTCGAAGACCTCATCGGGGATGTGAACGAGGGCGATGTGGATGACAAGAAGGACCCCATCCTCACCGCCATCGTCGGTTCCGGTGAAAACATCACGAAGGAAACTGATCCCGGTGCTGTTCGCGACGCCGGTTTGATCGCCACGGCTCAGAAAATCGAGCACTACGAGATAGCTTCGTACGGCAGCGCCCGCGACTGGGCCATCCAGCTTGGTCTTTCCAGCCACGCGGCCACCTTGGAGAAGACCCTGGCAGAGGAGAAGCACGCCGACCATCTCCTTTCAGAGATTTCCCAACGGGCGAACGCAGTCGCAGCTACCGTTTAG
- a CDS encoding cold-shock protein, which yields MEQGTVKWFNDAKGFGFISRENGEDVFAHYSAIVSSGFKSLQEGQAVQFNVVKGPKGWQAADIQPL from the coding sequence ATGGAGCAGGGAACAGTGAAGTGGTTCAACGATGCCAAGGGGTTTGGCTTTATCAGCCGTGAGAATGGCGAAGACGTATTCGCGCACTACTCAGCGATCGTCTCCAGCGGCTTCAAGAGCCTTCAAGAAGGACAGGCCGTACAGTTCAACGTGGTCAAGGGACCCAAGGGCTGGCAGGCTGCAGATATCCAGCCGCTCTAG
- a CDS encoding PIN domain-containing protein, with protein sequence MLVDTCVWLDVAKDRSQLPLLDLMDEMIRLDLLRLLVPTTVLEEFQRNRDRVAQESRKSLSAHFRLVKDAVTKVGGEQKKLQDVMSHLDDVTHKIPLIGSATDDTLQRIEDLLKRGVLITPSTTAMLEAAKRAVAKKAPFHHNKNSMADAVIIETYAEAVKARRARGSRFIFVTHNKSDFSAEQGDQRLPHPDLASLFSPLKSLFFINMTTALRRIDPNRRLDYMLELSWNEEPRGRSEISEAGHLLWNQVWYNRHWNRRSGVEDGTIKIVSVETAQDRKSPQERTVQGNVWESALLAARKVEEEFGLENLGPWTDFEWGMINGKLSALNWVMGDEWDMLDT encoded by the coding sequence ATGCTGGTTGACACCTGCGTGTGGCTCGATGTCGCTAAAGATCGAAGTCAACTGCCGCTCCTGGATCTGATGGATGAAATGATTCGTCTTGACTTGCTGCGTTTGCTTGTCCCGACCACCGTCCTGGAAGAGTTTCAACGCAATCGGGATAGGGTAGCTCAAGAGAGCAGGAAGAGCCTGTCTGCCCACTTCCGATTGGTAAAAGATGCCGTCACCAAGGTCGGCGGCGAACAGAAGAAACTTCAAGATGTCATGTCCCATCTGGACGATGTTACTCACAAGATTCCGCTCATCGGCAGCGCGACTGATGACACTCTCCAACGCATAGAAGACTTGCTAAAAAGGGGTGTCCTCATCACTCCTTCTACGACAGCCATGTTGGAGGCTGCAAAACGAGCCGTCGCCAAGAAAGCTCCCTTTCATCACAACAAGAACTCAATGGCAGACGCGGTCATTATCGAGACGTATGCTGAGGCTGTAAAAGCGCGAAGGGCAAGGGGCAGTCGCTTCATCTTTGTTACGCACAACAAGAGTGATTTCAGTGCTGAGCAGGGCGATCAACGCTTACCTCACCCCGATCTCGCGTCTCTGTTCTCACCTCTCAAATCCCTCTTCTTTATCAACATGACAACAGCGCTGCGTCGGATTGACCCCAACCGGAGATTGGACTACATGCTGGAACTCTCCTGGAATGAGGAACCGAGAGGTAGGAGCGAGATCTCTGAGGCAGGACACCTCCTGTGGAATCAGGTTTGGTACAACCGTCATTGGAACCGTAGATCCGGTGTCGAAGATGGAACTATCAAAATTGTCAGTGTTGAGACCGCCCAAGACCGAAAGAGCCCTCAAGAGAGAACCGTTCAGGGGAATGTATGGGAGAGCGCTCTGCTAGCCGCAAGGAAGGTAGAGGAAGAGTTCGGACTCGAAAACCTTGGACCATGGACCGATTTCGAGTGGGGAATGATAAACGGAAAGCTTTCCGCTTTAAATTGGGTCATGGGCGACGAATGGGACATGCTCGATACCTAG
- a CDS encoding recombinase family protein produces the protein MPKVIGSKATPRTLKRPSKGQRVGYLRVSTLDQNEHRQLEGIELDKTFLDKASGKDVKRPQLTAMLDFVREGDSVFCHSMDRLGRNLGDLRKLVDLMTERGISVHFLKEGLTFTGEDAPMANLMLSVMGAVAQFERDLIRERQREGIELAKRAGAYKGRKRKFSPERAAELSSRLAAGEEKASLARELGVNRATIYRYVRWAAMEAATLAKKPVVAKRVRSSSGAR, from the coding sequence ATGCCCAAGGTAATAGGTTCTAAAGCGACACCCAGGACTCTGAAGCGCCCGAGCAAGGGGCAAAGGGTCGGCTACCTGCGCGTGAGCACCCTCGATCAGAACGAGCATCGGCAGCTCGAAGGAATCGAGTTGGACAAGACCTTTCTGGACAAGGCCTCTGGCAAAGATGTGAAACGTCCGCAGCTCACCGCCATGTTGGACTTCGTGAGGGAAGGGGATTCGGTATTCTGTCATTCGATGGATCGCCTGGGCCGGAACCTTGGAGACCTGCGTAAGCTGGTCGATCTGATGACGGAGCGTGGAATCTCGGTTCACTTCCTCAAAGAAGGTCTGACTTTTACCGGAGAAGATGCACCGATGGCGAACCTGATGCTCAGTGTCATGGGTGCGGTCGCTCAATTTGAACGCGACTTGATCCGGGAGCGTCAGAGGGAGGGAATTGAACTTGCAAAGAGAGCCGGGGCGTACAAGGGTCGAAAGCGGAAGTTCTCGCCGGAACGAGCGGCTGAACTAAGCAGCCGTCTGGCCGCTGGGGAAGAAAAGGCCAGTCTCGCTCGCGAACTAGGCGTAAATCGCGCGACGATCTACCGGTATGTGCGCTGGGCCGCGATGGAAGCTGCCACCCTAGCAAAGAAGCCGGTAGTGGCAAAGAGGGTCCGGTCCTCCTCGGGAGCGCGATGA
- a CDS encoding DUF3500 domain-containing protein: MSLYREALQRFAILGTLSLIAVSAVAQNPTDKIVTAANNFLSTLDQKQRQSVMYSFDDNKQRARWSNFPTGFIPRGGINLRSMTPAQRAAAMSLLSVTLSKRGYEKVQEIMEGDEVNKLEEAKNGNRGPGGGGPRGINGPPPGAGGPPDGAGNRPPFGGPGGPPGLSADLFGKDLYYISFLGTPSEKNPWMIQFGGHHLALNITIAGDKGVLTPTLTGAQPALYTTHGRTIRPLGQESDKALTLLKALDEAERKKAVLSYKLADLVLGPGQDGVIIQPEGLQASLMNDKQRVMLLDVISEWAGIINDTAATARMAQLKVDLNETWFSWSGPTDGTLGKNISAYYRIQGPHLVIEYAPQALGGDASLHVHTMYRDPTNDYGKGIVKK; the protein is encoded by the coding sequence ATGAGCTTATATCGGGAAGCATTGCAAAGATTTGCCATACTGGGGACTCTCTCGCTGATCGCTGTGTCTGCGGTCGCACAAAACCCAACGGATAAGATCGTGACCGCTGCCAACAACTTTCTATCTACCCTCGACCAGAAGCAGCGGCAAAGCGTGATGTACTCGTTCGACGACAACAAGCAACGTGCTCGCTGGTCGAACTTCCCCACCGGCTTTATCCCTCGGGGCGGCATCAATCTGCGTTCGATGACCCCAGCGCAACGTGCAGCGGCTATGAGCCTCCTTTCTGTAACTCTCAGCAAGCGCGGCTACGAGAAGGTACAGGAGATCATGGAAGGCGACGAAGTTAACAAGCTTGAGGAGGCAAAGAATGGCAACCGTGGCCCTGGGGGTGGTGGTCCTCGCGGAATCAATGGGCCGCCTCCTGGAGCAGGCGGCCCGCCAGATGGAGCAGGGAATCGGCCACCATTTGGCGGCCCTGGGGGGCCTCCCGGACTCAGTGCAGATCTGTTCGGAAAAGATCTTTACTACATCTCCTTCCTCGGTACACCCTCAGAAAAGAACCCCTGGATGATCCAATTCGGCGGCCACCACCTTGCGCTGAACATCACCATCGCCGGAGACAAAGGCGTTCTGACTCCTACGCTTACAGGTGCCCAGCCCGCACTTTACACAACACATGGCCGGACTATTCGACCACTCGGACAGGAGAGTGACAAAGCCCTGACGCTCCTCAAAGCACTTGACGAAGCCGAACGGAAGAAGGCCGTCCTGAGCTACAAACTCGCTGATCTCGTTCTTGGTCCAGGACAAGATGGTGTCATCATCCAGCCTGAAGGTCTCCAGGCGTCCCTCATGAACGATAAGCAGCGTGTCATGCTTCTCGATGTTATCTCTGAGTGGGCTGGCATCATCAACGATACCGCTGCCACTGCCCGCATGGCTCAACTCAAAGTGGACCTCAATGAAACGTGGTTCTCCTGGAGCGGTCCCACGGACGGAACCCTCGGAAAGAACATCAGTGCGTATTACCGCATTCAAGGTCCGCATCTCGTCATCGAATACGCTCCCCAGGCATTAGGCGGCGACGCATCGCTCCACGTCCACACCATGTACCGCGATCCTACGAATGACTACGGTAAAGGCATCGTCAAGAAATGA
- a CDS encoding HupE/UreJ family protein has product MRLIPGVSVSSSVIDGIDRDHNGVFSEAEQEDYTQRVLDDLTFTANGQVLFPHLASATYPQVAQMRTGLGEIHIQFTVPMPLNQPHYSLIVENHHQNPHSVYLVNATVSTDPSIHILSQERNEQQSRYELDYDQTSAVAHPTLRSSLLLIANISTFRSLFHLGIEHIAEGTDHLLFLLALLLPAPLLAAGSSWATSSRVSDGLLRILKIVTAFTLGHSITLALAALGFVHVPSRPVEILIAVSILVSAIHAVRPIFPGREAAIAAFFGLIHGLAFASTLNSLGLGWSERLTGILAFNIGIETMQLIVVAVVLPSLLLLSRTPAYSYLRVPSALFAAIAALGWICQRLLNISTPVDRITTVAAKHAPVMAVVLFLFSVACWRYYSSTSRALEKLSFRGRRPKQASTIHKLRY; this is encoded by the coding sequence ATGCGCCTTATTCCCGGAGTATCCGTTTCTTCGTCCGTGATCGACGGGATCGACCGCGACCACAACGGCGTTTTCTCGGAAGCTGAGCAGGAGGACTATACACAAAGAGTTTTAGATGACCTCACATTCACGGCAAATGGTCAGGTGCTCTTCCCGCACTTGGCCTCAGCGACCTATCCGCAGGTCGCGCAGATGCGCACCGGTCTAGGTGAGATCCATATCCAGTTCACCGTTCCGATGCCCCTGAACCAACCTCACTACAGCCTCATCGTTGAGAATCACCACCAAAACCCACACTCCGTCTATCTGGTCAACGCTACGGTTTCAACTGATCCCAGCATCCACATCCTCAGTCAGGAGCGCAACGAGCAGCAGTCCAGATATGAACTTGACTACGATCAGACGAGTGCTGTGGCACATCCGACACTCAGGTCGAGCCTGCTACTCATTGCCAATATCTCGACCTTCCGCTCACTCTTTCATCTCGGTATAGAGCACATCGCGGAAGGAACAGATCATCTCCTCTTCCTTCTCGCGCTTCTCCTCCCAGCACCTCTCCTTGCCGCAGGTTCCTCGTGGGCGACTTCGTCCAGGGTCAGCGACGGATTACTCCGCATCCTCAAGATCGTTACGGCATTTACACTTGGCCATTCGATTACTCTCGCCTTGGCAGCCCTGGGCTTCGTACACGTACCGAGTCGTCCAGTCGAAATCTTGATCGCTGTTTCTATCCTCGTTTCAGCCATTCACGCGGTTCGACCTATCTTTCCGGGCAGGGAAGCCGCCATCGCGGCCTTTTTCGGTCTGATCCATGGCTTGGCGTTCGCATCGACTCTCAATAGTCTCGGCCTGGGATGGAGCGAACGCCTTACCGGCATCTTGGCTTTCAATATCGGTATTGAGACCATGCAGTTAATCGTTGTGGCAGTTGTACTCCCGTCATTGCTTCTTCTAAGCCGAACACCTGCTTATTCCTATCTCAGGGTCCCTTCTGCTCTTTTCGCCGCGATTGCCGCACTCGGGTGGATCTGTCAGCGTTTGCTCAACATCAGTACACCGGTCGACCGGATCACGACCGTTGCGGCTAAGCATGCACCAGTGATGGCAGTTGTTCTCTTCTTGTTCAGTGTTGCATGCTGGCGGTATTACAGTTCAACGTCACGGGCACTCGAAAAGTTGTCATTCCGAGGCCGGAGGCCAAAACAAGCATCGACTATACATAAATTGCGCTATTAG
- a CDS encoding YidB family protein, translating into MQELEQHQDGIGWLFDAFKHNGLTLSVERWASGETQPASILQMEKGFSGTQMIGNIARRVPLSSEVVLSELAILVPILVHHFVLSGFVTTNNDLQYESAVLQPNMMLASALDRVM; encoded by the coding sequence ATGCAGGAATTGGAACAACACCAAGACGGCATCGGCTGGTTATTCGATGCGTTCAAACATAATGGTCTGACTTTGAGCGTCGAGCGGTGGGCAAGCGGAGAGACACAACCAGCCTCAATTCTTCAGATGGAGAAGGGTTTCAGCGGCACACAGATGATCGGGAATATAGCCCGACGCGTTCCTCTATCCTCCGAAGTTGTGTTGAGTGAACTCGCAATCCTGGTCCCGATTCTGGTGCATCACTTTGTTCTCAGTGGTTTTGTGACAACGAACAACGATTTGCAATATGAGAGTGCGGTCCTGCAGCCCAACATGATGCTCGCCTCTGCCCTTGATCGCGTTATGTAA
- a CDS encoding response regulator: MPKQTLPYVVVVDDERVIAETLTIILNENGFSAVFFTNPLDALESAQTAPPDLLVSDIMMPQLSGIDLAIRMRALCPACKILLFSGQTDTAELLTSARGQGHSFDLLLKPVHPHDFLRKLRQQESPWPGEDLLPSPMMFG; this comes from the coding sequence ATGCCAAAGCAGACACTGCCCTACGTCGTGGTAGTCGATGACGAACGAGTCATCGCTGAAACCCTGACCATCATTCTGAACGAAAACGGCTTCTCTGCCGTGTTCTTCACCAATCCTCTCGATGCACTCGAAAGCGCTCAAACCGCGCCGCCCGATCTGCTCGTCTCCGACATCATGATGCCGCAACTCTCCGGAATCGATCTTGCGATCCGCATGAGGGCGCTGTGTCCTGCGTGCAAGATTCTGCTCTTCTCAGGGCAGACCGACACGGCCGAGTTGCTTACGTCAGCTCGCGGTCAAGGGCATTCCTTCGATCTGCTCTTGAAGCCTGTTCATCCTCATGATTTTCTCAGGAAGCTCCGACAACAGGAGTCTCCCTGGCCAGGGGAGGATCTCCTCCCTTCCCCCATGATGTTCGGATAA